One Oreochromis niloticus isolate F11D_XX linkage group LG16, O_niloticus_UMD_NMBU, whole genome shotgun sequence genomic window carries:
- the LOC100712046 gene encoding endothelin receptor type B isoform X1 yields the protein MTNADNSTLVHKTLIFLSRVIAGNKEPSFVLNIQPVYYYRDYLQAVCVCSSEVGKKAFLRNFSTMWILTLVLFLGNLLVGETANNQDSEPSPVIELSATTSPGFLILEKEKSNSSIHPPQVAGPKTSHPPMCSESAGIRVTFKYVNIIVSLLVFIVGIVGNSALLRIIYVNKRMRSGPNILIASLALGDLIHIVIDIPINAYRLMAENWPFGLVLCKLIPFIQKTSVGITVLSLCALSVDRYRAVVSWNQIKGIWVSVRTAIEIGLIWVISILLALPEVVGFDMITMDYKEKRLTICLLHPMQTTGFMQIYKAVKDWWLFGFYFCMPLVWTAVFYTLMTRKMLRKTETTLCEHIKQRREVARTVFCLVIVFALCWLPLYLSRILKLTIYDEKDPNRCQLLSVFLVLDYFGINMASLNSCINPIALYIVSKRFKRCFKACLCRCLPLQAVAHDEVQSVLKSRMQDQASEQSCNIKAHKQTPVPEPEQENTLLC from the exons ATGACTAATGCTGACAACAGTACCTTAGTCCATAAAACCCTGATTTTCCTCAGCCGAGTTATAGCAGGCAACAAAGAGCCGTCCTTTGTATTAAACATACAGCCTGTTTATTATTACAGAGACTATCTgcaggcagtgtgtgtgtgttcatctgaAG TTGGcaaaaaggcatttttgaggAATTTTTCAACAATGTGGATTTTGACTCTCGTTCTGTTTTTGGGAAATCTTCTCGTCGGTGAAACGGCCAACAACCAGGACTCAGAACCATCTCCTGTAATTGAGCTCTCTGCAACAACCTCCCCTGGTTTTTTAATACTGGAAAAGGAGAAATCCAACAGCTCAATTCATCCACCTCAAGTAGCAGGACCAAAAACATCACACCCTCCTATGTGTTCAGAGTCAGCTGGAATCAGAGTCACCTTCAAATATGTCAATATTATAGTTTCCCTGCTTGTTTTCATTGTTGGAATAGTGGGGAATTCAGCCTTACTTCGAATTATCTACGTAAACAAACGCATGAGAAGTGGCCCTAACATTCTCATTGCGAGCCTCGCTTTGGGAGATCTAATCCACATTGTGATAGACATTCCAATCAACGCTTACAGG cTCATGGCAGAAAATTGGCCCTTCGGTTTAGTACTTTGCAAACTCATTCCCTTCATACAAAAAACCTCTGTTGGAATTACTGTGTTGAGCTTATGTGCCTTGAGTGTTGACAG ATACAGAGCTGTTGTGTCCTGGAATCAAATCAAAGGCATCTGGGTTTCAGTGCGGACAGCAATTGAAATAGGCCTGATATGGGTTATTTCTATCCTGCTGGCTCTCCCTGAAGTTGTGGGCTTTGATATGATAACAATGGACTATAAAGAAAAGCGTCTCACGATATGTCTACTTCACCCAATGCAAACCACGGGGTTCATGCAG ATCTATAAAGCAGTGAAAGACTGGTGGCTCTTTGGCTTCTACTTTTGCATGCCACTGGTTTGGACTGCAGTGTTCTACACACTGATGACCAGGAAAATGCTGAGAAAAACGGAGACTACATTATGCGAACACATCAAGCAG AGAAGAGAAGTTGCAAGAACTGTCTTCTGCCTGGTGATTGTGTTTGCACTCTGCTGGTTGCCTCTGTACCTCAGCAGAATCTTGAAATTAACAATTTATGATGAAAAAGATCCTAATAGGTGTCAGCTGCTGAG TGTCTTTCTTGTCCTTGACTATTTTGGCATAAATATGGCGTCCCTGAACTCATGCATCAACCCTATTGCATTGTACATTGTCAGCAAAAGATTCAAGAGATGCTTTAAG GCATGTCTGTGCAGGTGTCTACCTCTTCAAGCTGTTGCCCATGACGAGGTGCAGTCTGTTTTGAAGTCCAGAATGCAGGATCAAGCCTCagagcagagctgcaacatcaaaGCTCACAAGCAGACTCCTGTACCTGAACCTGAGCAGGAGAACACCTTACTGTGCTAA
- the LOC100712046 gene encoding endothelin receptor type B isoform X2 gives MCGLGGVGPVCASFAVSRLFRLSLDCRGGEVTFTGTLRRGRSSNSVGKKAFLRNFSTMWILTLVLFLGNLLVGETANNQDSEPSPVIELSATTSPGFLILEKEKSNSSIHPPQVAGPKTSHPPMCSESAGIRVTFKYVNIIVSLLVFIVGIVGNSALLRIIYVNKRMRSGPNILIASLALGDLIHIVIDIPINAYRLMAENWPFGLVLCKLIPFIQKTSVGITVLSLCALSVDRYRAVVSWNQIKGIWVSVRTAIEIGLIWVISILLALPEVVGFDMITMDYKEKRLTICLLHPMQTTGFMQIYKAVKDWWLFGFYFCMPLVWTAVFYTLMTRKMLRKTETTLCEHIKQRREVARTVFCLVIVFALCWLPLYLSRILKLTIYDEKDPNRCQLLSVFLVLDYFGINMASLNSCINPIALYIVSKRFKRCFKACLCRCLPLQAVAHDEVQSVLKSRMQDQASEQSCNIKAHKQTPVPEPEQENTLLC, from the exons GCTCTTCAGGTTGTCGTTAGACTGTCGAGGGGGAGAAGTCACCTTCACCGGGACCCTCAGGAGAGGCAGAAGCAGTAACTCTG TTGGcaaaaaggcatttttgaggAATTTTTCAACAATGTGGATTTTGACTCTCGTTCTGTTTTTGGGAAATCTTCTCGTCGGTGAAACGGCCAACAACCAGGACTCAGAACCATCTCCTGTAATTGAGCTCTCTGCAACAACCTCCCCTGGTTTTTTAATACTGGAAAAGGAGAAATCCAACAGCTCAATTCATCCACCTCAAGTAGCAGGACCAAAAACATCACACCCTCCTATGTGTTCAGAGTCAGCTGGAATCAGAGTCACCTTCAAATATGTCAATATTATAGTTTCCCTGCTTGTTTTCATTGTTGGAATAGTGGGGAATTCAGCCTTACTTCGAATTATCTACGTAAACAAACGCATGAGAAGTGGCCCTAACATTCTCATTGCGAGCCTCGCTTTGGGAGATCTAATCCACATTGTGATAGACATTCCAATCAACGCTTACAGG cTCATGGCAGAAAATTGGCCCTTCGGTTTAGTACTTTGCAAACTCATTCCCTTCATACAAAAAACCTCTGTTGGAATTACTGTGTTGAGCTTATGTGCCTTGAGTGTTGACAG ATACAGAGCTGTTGTGTCCTGGAATCAAATCAAAGGCATCTGGGTTTCAGTGCGGACAGCAATTGAAATAGGCCTGATATGGGTTATTTCTATCCTGCTGGCTCTCCCTGAAGTTGTGGGCTTTGATATGATAACAATGGACTATAAAGAAAAGCGTCTCACGATATGTCTACTTCACCCAATGCAAACCACGGGGTTCATGCAG ATCTATAAAGCAGTGAAAGACTGGTGGCTCTTTGGCTTCTACTTTTGCATGCCACTGGTTTGGACTGCAGTGTTCTACACACTGATGACCAGGAAAATGCTGAGAAAAACGGAGACTACATTATGCGAACACATCAAGCAG AGAAGAGAAGTTGCAAGAACTGTCTTCTGCCTGGTGATTGTGTTTGCACTCTGCTGGTTGCCTCTGTACCTCAGCAGAATCTTGAAATTAACAATTTATGATGAAAAAGATCCTAATAGGTGTCAGCTGCTGAG TGTCTTTCTTGTCCTTGACTATTTTGGCATAAATATGGCGTCCCTGAACTCATGCATCAACCCTATTGCATTGTACATTGTCAGCAAAAGATTCAAGAGATGCTTTAAG GCATGTCTGTGCAGGTGTCTACCTCTTCAAGCTGTTGCCCATGACGAGGTGCAGTCTGTTTTGAAGTCCAGAATGCAGGATCAAGCCTCagagcagagctgcaacatcaaaGCTCACAAGCAGACTCCTGTACCTGAACCTGAGCAGGAGAACACCTTACTGTGCTAA